A stretch of the Ornithodoros turicata isolate Travis chromosome 4, ASM3712646v1, whole genome shotgun sequence genome encodes the following:
- the LOC135390798 gene encoding mitochondrial GTPase 1-like isoform X1, with product MQPGRVFWSRSIASRERDPGASSSCCALGSPESFQRLPPISVLQHLKPGMASKVQGAALAFRKTFTFPSKDLTRWYPQHMYTGMKDMQRKLKSVDCILELHDARVPFSGRNPNFSSRLTAVKPHVLLLNKMDMAHSKYDDVVISQLKSEGISNVLYIKSTQPHKNIGKIVPLVTDLIKKSDRYNRREAYDYNIMIIGIPNVGKSSLINALRHKYLQIKGQATRVGALAGVTKSVLMKIKISEDPLIYLLDTPGIMTPSAQDAEVGLKLALCGNMNDNLVGVELMADYLLYWLNKNGNYSYTDYLGLEEPCDDIRLVLYKTAVALRATLKVRTYEGLAVKPDLDAAATHFVLGFRQGIFGRVVLDVDKLQLTEQSCVESC from the exons ATGCAGCCAGGAAGGGTATTTTGGTCCCGATCGATCGCGAGCCGAGAACGGGATCCCGGCGCCTCTTCCTCCTGTTGCGCGCTAGGATCGCCGGAATCTTTTCAACGCTTGCCTCCAATCAGCGTTt TACAACACCTGAAGCCAGGTATGGCGTCCAAAGTACAAGGAGCTGCGTTAGCGTTCCGGAAAACGTTTACATTTCCTTCAAAAGATTTAACAAGGTGGTATCCACAACACATGTACACTG GTATGAAAGACATGCAGCGAAAGCTCAAGAGTGTGGATTGCATCCTGGAGTTGCACGATGCTAGA GTGCCCTTTAGCGGGAGAAACCCAAACTTCAGCAGTAGGCTCACTGCAGTAAAGCCACACGTGCTGCTGCTGAATAAAATGGACATGGCACATTCAAAGTACGACGATGTTGTCATTTCGCAGTTGAAATCTGAAGGAATTTCGAATGTTTTGTACATTAAGAGCACACAGCCCCACAAGAACATTGGAAAG ATTGTACCTCTTGTCACAGACCTTATCAAGAAATCAGATAGGTACAACAGAAGAGAG GCATACGACTACAATATCATGATCATTGGCATCCCCAATGTTGGAAAATCCTCCTTGATCAATGCCCTGAGACATAAGTATCTGCAGATAAAAG GTCAAGCTACCAGAGTGGGCGCTCTGGCTGGAGTGACAAAATCTGTGCTCATGAAGATTAAG ATCTCCGAGGACCCGTTGATCTACCTGCTGGACACTCCGGGCATCATGACTCCATCAGCACAAGATGCAGAAGTAGGGCTGAAGTTGGCGTTGTGTG GAAACATGAACGACAATCTCGTTGGTGTTGAGCTCATGGCAGACTATCTCCTTTACTGGCTCAATAAGAATGGAAACTACAG TTACACAGATTACCTGGGTCTTGAAGAGCCCTGCGATGACATCCGCTTGGTGCTCTACAAAACGGCTGTGGCACTGAGGGCCACACTTAAAGTTAGAACTTACGAAG GTCTAGCCGTGAAACCTGACCTCGACGCAGCCGCCACACATTTTGTCCTGGGGTTTCGTCAGGGCATCTTCGGCAGAGTTGTCCTCGACGTAGATAAGCTGCAGCTGACGGAGCAAAGTTGCGTGGAGAGTTGTTGA
- the LOC135390798 gene encoding mitochondrial GTPase 1-like isoform X2 codes for MASKVQGAALAFRKTFTFPSKDLTRWYPQHMYTGMKDMQRKLKSVDCILELHDARVPFSGRNPNFSSRLTAVKPHVLLLNKMDMAHSKYDDVVISQLKSEGISNVLYIKSTQPHKNIGKIVPLVTDLIKKSDRYNRREAYDYNIMIIGIPNVGKSSLINALRHKYLQIKGQATRVGALAGVTKSVLMKIKISEDPLIYLLDTPGIMTPSAQDAEVGLKLALCGNMNDNLVGVELMADYLLYWLNKNGNYSYTDYLGLEEPCDDIRLVLYKTAVALRATLKVRTYEGLAVKPDLDAAATHFVLGFRQGIFGRVVLDVDKLQLTEQSCVESC; via the exons ATGGCGTCCAAAGTACAAGGAGCTGCGTTAGCGTTCCGGAAAACGTTTACATTTCCTTCAAAAGATTTAACAAGGTGGTATCCACAACACATGTACACTG GTATGAAAGACATGCAGCGAAAGCTCAAGAGTGTGGATTGCATCCTGGAGTTGCACGATGCTAGA GTGCCCTTTAGCGGGAGAAACCCAAACTTCAGCAGTAGGCTCACTGCAGTAAAGCCACACGTGCTGCTGCTGAATAAAATGGACATGGCACATTCAAAGTACGACGATGTTGTCATTTCGCAGTTGAAATCTGAAGGAATTTCGAATGTTTTGTACATTAAGAGCACACAGCCCCACAAGAACATTGGAAAG ATTGTACCTCTTGTCACAGACCTTATCAAGAAATCAGATAGGTACAACAGAAGAGAG GCATACGACTACAATATCATGATCATTGGCATCCCCAATGTTGGAAAATCCTCCTTGATCAATGCCCTGAGACATAAGTATCTGCAGATAAAAG GTCAAGCTACCAGAGTGGGCGCTCTGGCTGGAGTGACAAAATCTGTGCTCATGAAGATTAAG ATCTCCGAGGACCCGTTGATCTACCTGCTGGACACTCCGGGCATCATGACTCCATCAGCACAAGATGCAGAAGTAGGGCTGAAGTTGGCGTTGTGTG GAAACATGAACGACAATCTCGTTGGTGTTGAGCTCATGGCAGACTATCTCCTTTACTGGCTCAATAAGAATGGAAACTACAG TTACACAGATTACCTGGGTCTTGAAGAGCCCTGCGATGACATCCGCTTGGTGCTCTACAAAACGGCTGTGGCACTGAGGGCCACACTTAAAGTTAGAACTTACGAAG GTCTAGCCGTGAAACCTGACCTCGACGCAGCCGCCACACATTTTGTCCTGGGGTTTCGTCAGGGCATCTTCGGCAGAGTTGTCCTCGACGTAGATAAGCTGCAGCTGACGGAGCAAAGTTGCGTGGAGAGTTGTTGA
- the LOC135390799 gene encoding ADP-ribosylation factor 6, translating into MGKLLSKIFGNKEMRILMLGLDAAGKTTILYKLKLGQSVTTIPTVGFNVETVTYKNVKFNVWDVGGQDKIRPLWRHYYTGTQGLIFVVDCADRDRIDEARQELHKIINDREMRDAIILVFANKQDLPDAMKPHEVQEKLGLTRIRDRNWYVQPACATTGDGLFEGLTWLTSNHKS; encoded by the exons ATGGGGAAGCTACTGTCCAAAATTTTTGGGAACAAGGAAATGAGGATTCTAATGCTGGGACTTGATGCAGCTGGAAAGACAA CTATACTTTACAAATTAAAGTTGGGACAGTCGGTTACTACCATTCCTACAGTAGGCTTCAATGTGGAGACGGTCACTTACAAAAATGTCAAGTTCAACGTTTGG GATGTTGGAGGACAAGACAAGATCCGTCCTCTGTGGCGGCACTACTACACGGGCACGCAGGGTCTCATCTTTGTGGTCGACTGTGCCGACCGGGACCGCATCGACGAAGCCCGCCAGGAGCTGCATAAGATAATCAACGACCGGGAGATGAGAGACGCCATTATCCTGGTCTTCGCCAACAAGCAGGACCTCCCAGATG CTATGAAGCCGCACGAAGTCCAAGAGAAGCTGGGACTGACGCGCATCCGCGACCGCAACTGGTACGTGCAGCCGGCCTGTGCCACGACGGGTGACGGACTCTTTGAAGGGCTCACCTGGCTCACGTCAAATCACAAGTCTTGA